In Bombus huntii isolate Logan2020A chromosome 9, iyBomHunt1.1, whole genome shotgun sequence, a single window of DNA contains:
- the LOC126869349 gene encoding mucolipin-3-like isoform X1 produces MSEGRKRNVREDSRGNILKDHSWSNGPDSEDDQAGENKLLNENTVSPSHHHSPTTDPFTCKTTMFTEEKMRRKLKFFFMNPIEKWQAKRRFPYKFIVQVIKILLVTIQLCLFAHNNYIHVNYTWDNRVAFSHLFLRGWDTSLEVPVYPPVTGPLAIYKRDDFYSTIDYALDGYYNLSNAIGSYSYTEEDNSFSPVTLCLYQYKEGIIFGFNESYVFDKEVIETCINITHQVHNEFNMSKLLLAKQNINVNFSALVRAYLKFALKTVNLKAAGPMTPPDCYQFNIKIDFDNRDFDGQMLLSLDAEPKRLQCKGDTRYTTDNRIESALRTLLNLLVILICTVSLVLCSRAIYRAQLLKFETMNFFKIAYDKSLSLDGRLEFLNLWYVMIIVNDLLIIMGSAIKEQIERKQFGSDHWNVCSIFLGTGNLLVWFGVLRYLGFFKTYNVVILTLKKAAPKVARFLICAILIYAGFTFCGWLILGPYHLKFRSLATTSECLFALINGDDMFATFSATSFTKSPILWWYSRMYLYTFISLYIYVVLSLFISVIMDAYDTIKIYYRDGFPKNDLQTFIAACTDEASSGLYRDDSESSDLSELLDRFCCCRKRPFYGSFSGSSTEFSTKSEQTCGGAICI; encoded by the exons ATGTCAGAGGGTAGAAAAAGGAACGTGAGAGAAGATTCCAGGGGTAATATTCTGAAGGACCATTCATGGAGTAACGGACCTGATAGCGAAGATGATCAAGCTGGCGAAAATAAATTACTCAATGAAAACACGGTCAGTCCAAG TCATCATCATTCACCTACAACGGATCCATTTACCTGTAAGACGACAATGTTTACTGAGGAAAAGATGCgtcgaaaattgaaattcttcttTATGAATCCTATTGAAAAATGGCAAGCAAAGCGTCGTTTCCCATATAAATTTATTGTGCAAGTTATTAAAATTCTGCTGGTCACAATACAATTATGTCTATTTGCACATAACAACTACATACATGTAAATTATACTTGGGATAATCGAGTAGCTTTCTCGCACCTATTTCTCAGAGGATGGGATACTTCCTTAGAG gtaCCAGTTTATCCACCAGTGACAGGTCCTTTAGCAATTTATAAACGAGATGATTTCTATAGTACAATTGATTATGCTTTAGATGGCTACTATAATCTTAGTAATGCAATTGGATCTTATTCATATACCGAAGAAGATAATTCGTTTAGTCCAGTTACTCTATGCTTATATCAATACAAAGAAGGTATTATATTTGGTTTTAATGAAAGTTATGTTTTTGATAAAGAAGTTATAGAAACTTGCATAAATATAACCCATCAGGTacataatgaatttaatatgTCAAAGCTCTTACTTGCTAAACAAAAcattaatgttaatttttcaGCCCTTGTCAGGGCTTATTTAAAGTTTGCTTTAAAAACAGTTAATTTGAAGGCTGCCGGTCCTATGACACCACCTGATTGttatcaatttaatattaaaattgattttgATAATCGTGATTTTGATGGACAAATGCTGCTTTCATTAGATGCTGAACCAAAGCGATTACAATGTAAAGGTGATACGCGTTATACAACGGATAATCGTATTGAATCAGCGCTAAgaacattattaaatttacttgtaattttaatttgtactgTATCTCTTGTGTTATGTTCAAGAGCTATATACAGAGCACAATtgttaaaatttgaaactatgaatttcttcaaaataGCATATGACAAATCGTTGAGCCTTGATGGAagattagaatttttaaatttgtggtatgtcatgattatcgtgaatgatcttttaattattatggGTTCAGCTATAAAAGAGCAAATCGAACGAAAACAGTTTGGCAGTGATCATTGGAATGTATGCAGCATATTTCTTGGTACAGGAAATTTACTTGTTTGGTTCGGTGTATTAAGATACCTCGGTTtctttaaaacatataacgttgttaTTTTAACATTGAAAAAAGCTGCTCCTAAGGTAGCACGATTTTTAATATGCGCGATCCTTATTTATGCTGGTTTCACTTTTTGTGGCTGGTTAATTTTAGGCCCGTACCATTTGAAATTCAGATCACTTGCTACAACTTCCGAATGTCTTTTCGCTCTCATTAACGGAGATGATATGTTTGCCACATTTTCTGCCACTTCATTTACCAAATCTCCGATTTTATGGTGGTATTCTAGAATGTATCTATATACGTTTATTTCGTTGTATATATATGTGGTTttaagtttatttatttctgtgATAATGGATGCTTATGACACgatcaaaatttattatcgcGATGGCTTTCCGAAAAATGATTTACAAACTTTTATTGCGGCGTGTACAGATGAAGCATCTAGTGGCCTTTATAGAGATGATTCTGAAAGTAGTGATTTATCGGAGCTTTTAGATCGCTTTTGTTGTTGTCGGAAAAGACCCTTTTACGGGTCATTCTCAGGATCAAGTACGGAATTCTCAACGAAATCGGAACAAACGTGTGGAGGAGCAATCTGTATATAG
- the LOC126869350 gene encoding kelch-like protein 5 yields MSRISHTGAGSNKVELEFLFSNKEGSASEHSISSMVSSISASQDENFRVSKHAENSFKVMEKYLHEQQLTDVILIAGKKRFPAHRLVLSASSEYFAAMFTSSLRESTQNEVELTGVDGDALWTLVCYCYTGCIELREDSIETLLATACLLQLNPVVKACCQFLRKQLHPSNCLGIRMFADTQGCLDLLDHANAYTTKHFMEVTKNQEFLLLSAIEVAKLLESEDLNVPSEEIIFHALMTWLEYDSESRRKDASKLLSLVKLPLLSPAFIADNIESNEMFKDQRLAQELVMEALKYHLLPERRPLLQSGRTKPRKATVGHMLAVGGMDANKGATSIDAFSLRDNAWKSIATMSGRRLQFGAVVVDKKLIVAGGRDGLKTLNTVECFDFSTFTWSTLSPMNMHRHGLGVAVLGGPLYAVGGHDGWSFLDTVERWDPATRQWSSVSAMSIQRSTVGVAVLNDKLYAVGGRDISSCLNTVECYDPHTNKWTPCAPMSKRRGGVGVGVVNGCLYALGGHDAPSSNPNASRFDCVERYDPKTDTWTMVAPMSVPRDAVGVCVLGDRLMAVGGYDGQQYLTLVEAYDPHLNEWEPVAPLNAGRAGVPCVVIKNLTSFGFD; encoded by the exons ATGTCAAGAATAAGCCATACCGGAGCAGGATCGAACAAAGTCGAGCTTGAATTCCTGTTCTCAAACAAAGAAGGATCTGCTAGTGAACATAGTATCTCAAGCATGGTATCTAGTATTTCTGCATCACAAGATGAAAATTTTCGCGTGTCAAAGCACGCAGAAAATAGTTTTAAAgttatggaaaaatatttacatgaACAACAATTGACAGATGTCATATTAATTGCAG GAAAAAAACGTTTCCCTGCACATCGTTTAGTACTTAGTGCAAGTTCAGAATATTTTGCTGCCATGTTTACTAGTTCTCTGAGAGAATCTACACAAAATGAAGTTGAGCTAACGGGTGTTGATGGGGATGCATTATGGACCTTAGTTTGTTATTGTTACACag GTTGCATAGAATTAAGAGAAGATAGTATAGAAACTCTTTTAGCAACAGCGTGTTTGCTACAATTGAATCCAGTTGTTAAGGCTTGTTGTCAATTTCTCAGGAAACAACTTCATCCAAGTAATTGCTTAGGGATAAGGATGTTTGCTGATACACAGGGTTGTTTAGATTTATTAGATCATGCCAACGCATATACAACTAAACATTTTATGGAAGTTACAAAAAAtcaagaatttttattattatctgcCATTGAAGTTGCCAAACTTTTAGAATCTGAAGATCTGAATGTTCCTTcagaagaaattatttttcat GCTCTTATGACATGGTTAGAATATGATTCAGAAAGTAGACGAAAGGATGCAAGCAAGTTATTAAGCCTCGTGAAGTTGCCCCTATTGTCTCCTGCA TTTATAGCAGACAATATTGAAAGCAATGAAATGTTCAAAGATCAAAGATTGGCACAGGAATTAGTTATGGAAGCATTGAAATATCATCTTTTACCTGAACGTAGACCATTACTTCAGTCAGGACGTACAAAACCCAGGAAAGCCACAGTGGGTCATATGTTAGCTGTTGGAGGAATGGATGCTAATAAGG GTGCTACTTCTATAGATGCATTTTCTTTACGTGATAATGCTTGGAAATCGATTGCTACAATGAGTGGTAGAAGACTTCAATTTGGTGCTGTTGTCgttgataaaaaattaatagttgcTGGTGGAAGGGATGGATTGAAAACATTAAATACGGTGGAATGTTTTGATTTTTCAACATTTACTTGGAGTACACTATCACCTATGAATATGCATAGGCATGGATTGGGGGTAGCTGTGTTAGGTGGACCTTTATATGCAGTTGGTGGTCATGATGGTTGGAGTTTCCTTGATACTGTAGAAAGATGGGATCCAGCTACACGTCAATGGAGTTCAGTTTCTGCTATGTCTATACAAAGATCTACAGTTGGTGTTGCTGTATTAAATGATAA ATTATATGCTGTAGGTGGAAGGGATATCAGTTCATGTTTAAATACTGTGGAATGTTATGATCCCCATACAAATAAATGGACACCATGTGCACCAATGTCAAAACGACGAGGTGGTGTGggcgttggtgttgtaaacgGATGTCTTTATGCGTTAGGTGGTCATGATGCACCTTCTAGTAATCCTAATGCTAGCAGATTTGATTGTGTTGAaag ATATGATCCTAAAACAGATACATGGACTATGGTAGCACCAATGAGTGTGCCCAGAGATGCAGTTGGTGTTTGTGTGCTTGGTGATAGACTTATGGCTGTAGGGGGTTATGATGGTCAACAATATCTTACGCTTGTTGAAGCATATGACCCACATCTTAATGAATGGGAACCA gTTGCTCCCTTAAATGCTGGTCGTGCAGGAGTTCCGTGTgttgttataaaaaatttaactaGTTTCGGATTTGATTAA
- the LOC126869349 gene encoding mucolipin-3-like isoform X2, whose protein sequence is MFTEEKMRRKLKFFFMNPIEKWQAKRRFPYKFIVQVIKILLVTIQLCLFAHNNYIHVNYTWDNRVAFSHLFLRGWDTSLEVPVYPPVTGPLAIYKRDDFYSTIDYALDGYYNLSNAIGSYSYTEEDNSFSPVTLCLYQYKEGIIFGFNESYVFDKEVIETCINITHQVHNEFNMSKLLLAKQNINVNFSALVRAYLKFALKTVNLKAAGPMTPPDCYQFNIKIDFDNRDFDGQMLLSLDAEPKRLQCKGDTRYTTDNRIESALRTLLNLLVILICTVSLVLCSRAIYRAQLLKFETMNFFKIAYDKSLSLDGRLEFLNLWYVMIIVNDLLIIMGSAIKEQIERKQFGSDHWNVCSIFLGTGNLLVWFGVLRYLGFFKTYNVVILTLKKAAPKVARFLICAILIYAGFTFCGWLILGPYHLKFRSLATTSECLFALINGDDMFATFSATSFTKSPILWWYSRMYLYTFISLYIYVVLSLFISVIMDAYDTIKIYYRDGFPKNDLQTFIAACTDEASSGLYRDDSESSDLSELLDRFCCCRKRPFYGSFSGSSTEFSTKSEQTCGGAICI, encoded by the exons ATGTTTACTGAGGAAAAGATGCgtcgaaaattgaaattcttcttTATGAATCCTATTGAAAAATGGCAAGCAAAGCGTCGTTTCCCATATAAATTTATTGTGCAAGTTATTAAAATTCTGCTGGTCACAATACAATTATGTCTATTTGCACATAACAACTACATACATGTAAATTATACTTGGGATAATCGAGTAGCTTTCTCGCACCTATTTCTCAGAGGATGGGATACTTCCTTAGAG gtaCCAGTTTATCCACCAGTGACAGGTCCTTTAGCAATTTATAAACGAGATGATTTCTATAGTACAATTGATTATGCTTTAGATGGCTACTATAATCTTAGTAATGCAATTGGATCTTATTCATATACCGAAGAAGATAATTCGTTTAGTCCAGTTACTCTATGCTTATATCAATACAAAGAAGGTATTATATTTGGTTTTAATGAAAGTTATGTTTTTGATAAAGAAGTTATAGAAACTTGCATAAATATAACCCATCAGGTacataatgaatttaatatgTCAAAGCTCTTACTTGCTAAACAAAAcattaatgttaatttttcaGCCCTTGTCAGGGCTTATTTAAAGTTTGCTTTAAAAACAGTTAATTTGAAGGCTGCCGGTCCTATGACACCACCTGATTGttatcaatttaatattaaaattgattttgATAATCGTGATTTTGATGGACAAATGCTGCTTTCATTAGATGCTGAACCAAAGCGATTACAATGTAAAGGTGATACGCGTTATACAACGGATAATCGTATTGAATCAGCGCTAAgaacattattaaatttacttgtaattttaatttgtactgTATCTCTTGTGTTATGTTCAAGAGCTATATACAGAGCACAATtgttaaaatttgaaactatgaatttcttcaaaataGCATATGACAAATCGTTGAGCCTTGATGGAagattagaatttttaaatttgtggtatgtcatgattatcgtgaatgatcttttaattattatggGTTCAGCTATAAAAGAGCAAATCGAACGAAAACAGTTTGGCAGTGATCATTGGAATGTATGCAGCATATTTCTTGGTACAGGAAATTTACTTGTTTGGTTCGGTGTATTAAGATACCTCGGTTtctttaaaacatataacgttgttaTTTTAACATTGAAAAAAGCTGCTCCTAAGGTAGCACGATTTTTAATATGCGCGATCCTTATTTATGCTGGTTTCACTTTTTGTGGCTGGTTAATTTTAGGCCCGTACCATTTGAAATTCAGATCACTTGCTACAACTTCCGAATGTCTTTTCGCTCTCATTAACGGAGATGATATGTTTGCCACATTTTCTGCCACTTCATTTACCAAATCTCCGATTTTATGGTGGTATTCTAGAATGTATCTATATACGTTTATTTCGTTGTATATATATGTGGTTttaagtttatttatttctgtgATAATGGATGCTTATGACACgatcaaaatttattatcgcGATGGCTTTCCGAAAAATGATTTACAAACTTTTATTGCGGCGTGTACAGATGAAGCATCTAGTGGCCTTTATAGAGATGATTCTGAAAGTAGTGATTTATCGGAGCTTTTAGATCGCTTTTGTTGTTGTCGGAAAAGACCCTTTTACGGGTCATTCTCAGGATCAAGTACGGAATTCTCAACGAAATCGGAACAAACGTGTGGAGGAGCAATCTGTATATAG
- the LOC126869354 gene encoding protein phosphatase methylesterase 1, which yields MSSLQKSILKSKLPPSSVNFGIGSRVSKSKGFQRKRDYDPVQWIPYFDHSQDVKIGNDTFHIYTKGTEGPTLVLLHGGGYSALTWAEFTKSLMTMVVCKVMAVDLRGHGDTQTSNEEDLSSDTLAEDVAAIVKATTENDPVILVGHSMGGAVAVRAASLISNLCGLGVIDVVEGTAMDALASMQSFLRSRPSSFGSISQAIEWCVRSGQIRNIQSAKVSVPGQITNTETNKLATHDIDSLSQSSCECNSEPTISREDIIQEEEPVNMPPPPAPTSTTATKKYVWRIDLSRTEQHWFGWFKGLSTAFLNVPVPKVLLLAGVDRLDRELTVGQMQGKFQMQVLPACGHAVHEDVPDKVAEAIATFMVRHKFAESVSDFPRTFPAC from the exons atGTCTTCCCTCCAAAAGTCGATTCTGAAATCGAAATTACCACCATCAAGTGTCAATTTTGGAATTGGCTCTAG GGTGAGCAAATCAAAAGGGTTTCAACGTAAGAGAGATTACGACCCAGTTCAATGGATCCCATATTTCGATCATTCTCAGGATGTAAAAATAGGAAATGACacatttcatatatatacTAAGGGTACAGAGGGTCCGACGTTAGTATTGTTACATGGAGGTGGTTACAGTGCGTTAACATGGGCAGAATTCACT AAATCACTTATGACTATGGTAGTATGCAAAGTTATGGCAGTTGACCTCAGAGGTCATGGAGATACTCAAACATCAAATGAAGAAGATTTATCTTCTGATACCTTAGCAGA GGATGTTGCAGCAATTGTGAAAGCAACAACAGAAAATGATCCCGTAATCCTAGTGGGCCATAGTATGGGTGGTGCAGTAGCTGTTAGAGCTGCATCATTAATATCAAATTTGTGTGGATTAGGGGTTATCGATGTTGTTGAGGGAACAGCTATGGATGCATTAGCATCTATGCAAAGCTTTTTAAGATCTCGACCATCCAGTTTTGGTTCTATTTCTCAAGCTATAGAATGGTG TGTACGAAGTGGCCAAATCCGTAACATACAATCAGCTAAGGTTTCAGTTCCTGGACAAATAACAAA CACTGAAACTAATAAGTTAGCCACCCATGATATCGATTCATTATCACAATCGTCATGCGAGTGTAATTCAGAGCCTACGATTTCGCGAGAGGATATTATTCAAGAAGAAGAACCAGTAAATATGCCACCACCACCTGCTCCAACTAGCACTACTGCtactaaaaaatatgtttgGAGGATAGATCTATCCCGAACTGAACAACATTGGTTTGGATGGTTTAAGGGTTTATCAACAGCATTCTTAAATGTACCAGTTCCAAAGGTACTATTGCTAGCTGGCGTTGATAGATTAGACAGAGAACTTACTGTTGGTCAAATGCaag GTAAATTTCAAATGCAAGTATTACCAGCTTGTGGACACGCGGTACATGAAGATGTTCCAGATAAAGTAGCAGAAGCAATTGCTACTTTTATGGTTAGACATAAATTTGCTGAATCAGTATCAGATTTCCCAcg AACATTTCCTGCTTGTTAG
- the LOC126869357 gene encoding BTB/POZ domain-containing protein KCTD16, which yields MGDQQQTDQQQEAVPSVVELNVGGVFYTTALTTLTRESDSYLATLFSGKTLIEKDAKGKYFLDRDGVLFRYVLDFLRNQALVLPEGFREKERLKQEANFYGLPGLERAILENGRSSGSLTSSGKKASGYITVGYRGSFAFGREGLADVKFRKLSRILVCGRVTLCRDVFGETLNESRDPDHGTTDRYTSRFFLKHSSIEQAFDMLQEQGFKLAGSCGSGTAGSNSEQLKPGVDSEENRWNHYNEFVFIRE from the coding sequence ATGGGGGATCAACAGCAAACGGATCAGCAACAGGAAGCCGTGCCAAGCGTGGTGGAGTTGAACGTGGGTGGTGTATTTTACACCACCGCTCTCACCACCCTCACTCGAGAGAGCGATTCTTATCTGGCTACTCTGTTTTCGGGAAAAACGCTGATAGAAAAAGATGCCAAGGGAAAGTATTTCCTGGATCGCGATGGGGTCCTGTTCCGTTATGTCCTCGATTTCCTGCGCAATCAGGCATTAGTCCTGCCAGAAGGGTTTCGAGAGAAGGAAAGATTGAAACAGGAAGCAAATTTTTACGGTCTGCCCGGCTTGGAACGTGCCATTCTGGAGAACGGTAGGTCTTCCGGTTCTCTGACCTCTTCCGGGAAGAAAGCATCCGGATACATAACCGTCGGTTATCGCGGAAGTTTCGCGTTCGGTCGCGAAGGTCTGGCGGATGTGAAGTTTCGGAAGTTGTCGAGGATCCTTGTATGCGGCCGCGTGACTCTTTGCAGGGATGTATTTGGAGAAACTTTAAACGAGAGCCGTGATCCGGATCACGGTACCACGGATCGTTACACCTCCAGGTTCTTCCTGAAGCACAGCTCCATTGAGCAAGCTTTCGACATGCTTCAAGAGCAAGGTTTTAAGTTGGCCGGTAGCTGCGGTTCCGGTACAGCTGGCAGCAATTCGGAACAGCTCAAGCCTGGAGTGGATTCCGAGGAAAATCGTTGGAATCATTACAACGAGTTTGTCTTCATCCGCGAGTAA